The window GCATTACCACTCACTGTTGTAGCATTGATATGATGACTTGACCAAAGGAACATCATCACCGTACACAGCCTAGATTCTTTGCATTGGTTTGATTCTAATGTTCAATCTTTCTGTCTTTCTTTTCAGTTTatcctgtttatatatatatatatatatatatacatacatatatatatatatatatatatatatatataaacaatcaATTCCACGAACTATTAAAATCCACGAataatcagttttatttttaacacaagggagaataactactacctcaaattacaaactagccgctaggcagagctagtaaacatagctgagttccgaactttttaaaaatcattgccggggctttgagttgagcccattgccaatgcatcacacttctttactaaattattcaaggttgtctcAAGTTATTCAGAATTCGGCATGTCATCATCAAAAAAATCTCTCCTTCAGTTCTTTacattgaaaaaactcataacttaccacaatttgttggttcaccaaaggcctccaaatcgatgaacattcatgcaaccaaaaatttatagcttagcatgatcgacataaatttctcagctaagtagaaacctaaacacgtaGTATACGCACgtgaaggttttactctattgctagctgctttcatggattaatttattcgcgaatgtgttcatccgcgaataatttagtTCACggatatgcatgaaaagataatattcgcgaaatttaactccgcgaataattaCATCCTGTAGGGTGTGCAATTGTTACATCATTTAGCGTGTACAATtgagaaaagggtatacagtctATGATAAGAGCAACAGCTTTAAAATGactgtgtagctcagtggttaaacgCGTGGTGAGAAAtttgtggttgcaatctttgtgagttcaaatccagtatgaaGCGAGcctttcattccaagattttaatagatataactggacagacagataATGACAGTCGACAACAAACGTTAAGATTTATATGTTATtagattaatattattaattcaacaaattcatgctttgtatttagttttttcattttgtatttatcattaccaaatcatctttcattgtgatcgtagcaaaacagactttgtTTAGCCAGCCATGACTTGCTAATTAttacacatttacatttaaacacctttacagttgtttttttctcctaatttatttaaactgcagaaaacatttttctcattatatgaagtttgaaagttgaatggtaactgttgttacaaaaaaattaattttctgtgaaaagatttttctattatccggcaacgccaagcattcatctagtgtgtatataaatatcagtgtttatCAGTCTATCGTTCGTCTGTCCGGTTATAGCGATTAAGGTTTAGGTATAAAAAATCTGCTTCACAGAAGTTTTGAACTCGAAACCTCCTAGTCTGCAGACCAATGAGCCAATCTTCTACACTACATTGTCTTTGCCATACTATGACATAATAGGCACATACCTATGCATCACTTTCAAAATATTATTGGCTAGCTTAATGTTATTGTTTGCTACAGCTTGTTATTCGTGTAATGTAAAGCTTGTTTcacggctattattatagtaaatatttagactacCAGCTTACCAGGAaagttactcaaactcattgggtaattattctattattcaTACAACGTCAGGCATTCAgtcagtatatacatatatacacatgaaGGGCCCAGTTGTGGGAAACAGATTTGTTGTGACCTTTAGCTGAGtactgtattttttacttttacccacattgttatatttatatatttatttaaatatgtctGGGTTTGAAAAGGTTAACACTGCCAAATTATTTTTCAGATTATTGCCAGCTGaaatatttacatttacaaCGATTTTTATGTATCATATCATCATATAGTGTGTGACAGAACCCAATACCCTTTAATagctttttataaaactaatcTTCTCTCACTCTTGTTATCACTCTATAAAATTATGTGTATTAGTGTCATAACCTTACATATTAAAAACATCTTCTATGTACATTGGAGTATCGCAGTCTGGTGCAGGACTCTAAAATCTCCAACTAGTATCCCAAATAGTAACAAATCCAAAGCTGATGATATTGGTTCTTCATCAAAGTAATTTTTTGTTAGAAAACACATGTAGaactttttatacatttttacttgATAAACATTGCCAAGAAAAGAATAAGACAAACATAGATATAAACTTCTTATTGGCAGGTTTGCTTGAAGCACTCACTATGGAACTGATAGCGGAAAAGAGGTCTATCAGAACAACTACAGTATGTCCTATGGCCGTCGACACCCCTATGATGAATCAATTTAAATCACTCGTAGAGTGAGTTTCATCATCATATATCAGTTTAGTTGACATGCAGGCAGCACATGTCTGTGTCAGATAGACTAACTAATATGCATCATTACAAGATCATTTGCTGGTGTGATGCATACTGTGAACACCAGTGCTAGTAGCCTGTCTTGTTGCTATCaacatagacggaagagaacaactccctataagtgcagctgatgcatctgGTGCAGTAcgttttgtgacaagctgttgtgttgctcgcccgctccacgggggaacaactccgcagaaacagcagtttgtcaagacaggctacagtGCTAGGTTCTCAACTCTCAAACTACCTCTAATATTACGCTCTTACATgcagcaatttttattatttatcaagTGAACTTACAATAACTTGATTCTATATTGATATGTTTGTCAGACACTCACCTGTGGTCACAAAACTGTAAGAGAATTTAAAGCTAGACACGCATTCTCTAGGCTTCAAGCAAACATTTCTAGACCTTTGTAAAGAAATGACTGTGTAACACAAAGCTTAACCTCAAGGTTTTGAACATAATTAGCTATACATAGTATCTTATGTGAATAAACTctaaaagtgcagttgttgttCCATGTAACACAAAAAAGATAGATTCTGATAGTACCCAATCTAGAAATAGAtactgttatatatttgaaatgtTATTGCGTCTTAACATCATCAATAATTCAACTTATTATCAGGAATGCTTTAGGATGACTAATGCCTAGTTTACATGAGGGCGAATCTCTAATGACACGTAGGAGAAACCTTTACTTCAGTTTTGTCTGGACAGTCAGAACTTGCCAAAATTTCTCCGGTTGTTTCATCTGACTTACTGATCGTGTGAGCTAGGCATGACTACGGACCCGGTTACACCTTAAGTCATTGACTCCTTGGCTAGGTACATCGTAGCTATTACTATTCTTCAGGACATCTGAAGACATGCCGACAATGAAGCCTGACTACGTTGCTCAGCGAATAGTAGATGCGATACGGACAAACCAGGAACTTCTCTGCTTACCGAGGAGCTGCTACAGCCTCATTGTTTTAAAAGCGTAACTATATTAGAATTTATTTTATGCTTGGTCATTGATTAACGACAGTAAATCTGAAATACATTGTGATTATGATATGTTTTAGACTCCTTCCTACCAGAGCCATGCAGATGTTGCTGACTACTACAGGTGGTGTCAATGCTATGACAGATAAGGACTAGATGTCACCATGACTTCCAATTAATCTTCAGCTCATCGTCATTCTCTTTTCATCTAAGGTTATTTGCATTTTATCGAACTGTTACTAGTGCATGAAGTATGTAATTTCTTTTTTCTAAGAATATATTTAACTTATATGGTATTTAAGGCAATTATATCTAGTTGATTTTTAAAAGAACTCAACACAACTAATTATGGTTTAGTAATCAAATAAGTGGTTTTACATTGGTCCAAGCGTCTGCAATTAAAATGTTATAGATTGGCTTTGAAAAAAGAATTACAATTATTATCCAGCCATTCATCACTTCTGGCAAGCGTGTTCCAAGACATGTTTGGCATTCATGTTTCAAGACACTTTTGGCAGGCATTTTCTAAGACACTTTTGGTAAGTCTGTTTTGCACCTTGATGTTTAACATAACTAAACTATTTTACACATTTGTCTCTATGCAAATGATCACTCAACATATGCTCTAACTGCTATGCTTGCTGAGTAAAAAATTTACAGTAGCTGAGTTTTATTCTTTGGTATGACATTTAGAAACTAATGAATATGTTATGTGGGAATTTGTATTAGATTTGCGTTTTGTTAACATTCAGAGGCATTGgtcataataaatttttattacaaaactaTCTACCATTTTCGTTGAACTTGAAAAGTAGATAGAAGACTCAAGTCAAACCAAGACTTGATTTGACAAACCTTCATCAGGTGCATTACTATGCTGCCAATTAGCTGATATCAGGTGAATATTGTACAGCACAcctgcagatattaaaaattcaTGTCATGCAATTGAAAAGAAGAAATGAAATCTCACTCTTGCAGTCACATCAGTTGGTGCGACCAAGGCTACGTTGTGGCTTATGAATGATAGCGGGTCTCCAATCAGCTCGATTACACGCAGTCATCTGCCATGAGTTTGTATTGATCTGCCGCCATTTTAAATTCCTCTTAGCTACACCTCTATAGCGGAGTCTAGACCTTCCTTGATTTCACTTACCAGCATATAGTTGAGAGTATAATAGTTGACGTGGAAGCTGGTCTTGTTCCATTCTGTGTACATGGTTCAAccatttcaaactttttcaataaGGATATCAGCCATTGATGATGGGCCTGCTCGTTTTAATATGCCTACATTTGTGATTTTGTCTTGCCACTTGATGTTCATGTTTTTTATCATCTCGGCATGCAGTTTTTTGAGCTTGATAAATCGTCGCGGTTTCTGCGCTATATACGAGAACTGACATAACTGTTGCTTGATACACTACACCCTGACAGAGACATGCTTGTTAGGAAATAAATGAAATGCCAACTAGTAGACAGATATTCACTTATATGtataaagttttttgcattggtGGTCGGATCTACTGATAATTGCATCTGCATGGTCGGTGGGAGAACATTTGATTTCTGGATTTACAGCACCCGAGCCCATATGAATCTGATATCAAGACTAAGATGTTTCAAAGCTGACCAGGCTTTCGTAAATTTGtcaatttaattgtaatatactgaagttttattttaatatagctTGACTTTGCTTTGAAGGGGATGACTACTTAGGAATTTTTGCTGATGTAAAAACTACATTTTAATAAGATGagatagctacatgtatgttgacaAGACTCAATAAATTTGCGATATTTGTGTTTATTTTCGCCAGAGATTATCTAGCTATGCGCTAGCGCAATGTGATTTCTATGTGACCCATTGTAAATTTGGAACTGTTGTGCATGACTGACGTAACATTACGACTTGCAACCGTTTAAATAGCCTGGATTGTTTCAAACTCCTTTGTTCTTCAATTTGCAGACTGAAGTCGTGTTCCCGGCTATGATTCCAAGCTTATAACCCCTGACAAACAAGAATTGACTGATTTATTCAGATATATTATTACAGCCTGATCGTATTAACCTGTTTTCACAAGTAGTGCCAAACCTACTGTTGACGCAATGAACTATCATCTTTAGAGATAACCTCTTCCACTCTTTAGAGATAACCTCCTCCACTCTTTAGAGATAACCTCCTCCACTCTTTAGAGATAACCTCCTCCACTCTTTAGAGATAACCTCCTCCACTCTTTAGAGATAACCTCCTCCACTCTTTAGAGATAACCTCCTCCACTCTTTAGAGATAACCTCCTCCACTCTTTAGAGATAACCTCCTCCACTCTTTAGAGATAACCTCTTCCACTCTTTAGAGATAACCTCCTCCACTCTTTAGAGATAACCTCCTCCACTCTTTAGAGATAACCTCCTCCACTCTTTAGAGATAACCTCTTCCACTCTTTAGAGATAACCTCCTCCACTCTTTAGAGATAACCTCCTCCACTCTTTAGAGATAACCTCCTCCACTCTTTAGAGATAACCTCTTCCACTCTTTAGAGATAACCTCCTCCACTCTTTAGAGATAACCTCCTCCACTCTTTAGAGATAACCTCCTCCACTCTTTAGAGATAACCTCTTCCACTCTTTAGAGATAACCTCCTCCACTCTTTAGAGATAACCTCTTCCACTCTTTAGAGATAACCTCCTCCACTCTTTAGAGATAACCTCCTCCACTCTTTAGAGATAACCTCCTCCACTCTTTAGAGATAACCTCCTCCACTCTTTAGAGATAACCTCCTCCACTCTTTGCATAGACATAATGGCTAACAAAAATCTTGCATATCATATGATTGTGAATTTTTCCGGAAGTAttagttttaaatgtttttacaacTTGCTTTTATACGTCCATGCACCAGTACAATATAGAGCTGACAGtgtgttttacataaataatcaacaattatAAAAAAGCTATCTAGCAAACGTTTTTTGCGAAGTAAGTTTTGCATCAACAGTGAACATGGGAACTTTAGGAATACTTTATTGGATTTGTTTTAAATCTTGTCTTATTTTAGTCTTGTCCTAAATTAATGAATAATTCAAGCTAGTTTGCTCGAAAATCATGactgcatgagagatcatgatgtaattttttcctaacgctggCTTTAGAGGGACACTGATTTTATTAGAAGCTTaagttattcaaatttattGCGTAAAAAAACTTGgccatttaaaaataaatttattgtcTTAAATTATTGAATAATTTAAGGACTTGTAACACAGTCAAAGTGATGCAACTGCAACAGTGTATGACCAACTTTCATATGGTGTATAAGATGCTACTTGCAGATcagcatttttaataaaataatatacatttaaGAAAAAAATCTTTACAATTATAACAAACTGTTTAACTGGTAAAATAACCTCATAGCTTGAAGAACATTATTCTGAAAGCTTTGATCTAGAAGAAATGGTGTCACCAGAGAGTACCATGTTTTCCTCCCAGTTAGAGCCACCAAATTCCTCTACACGTATCTTTTCCACTGTGCCTGGTTGTAGGCAGTGAGGCATAATTCCTGCATGAGAtagaattttataaaaaaagggCTAGCGTAATCATTTGAGCATTTCACTATAGTCATTCTATGTAACAATGTTAGCATATGCTGTCAGCAGTGACTGACTGAGCTATAGATAAAAGCAGGTACTGAATTCACCAGTTTGAACATTCTTCGAACATACTGTATTAGGTCATGTATGTTTTTACATGCATCGTGACACTAGCAATTGTGCATATATAcaaaatctacatgtatatatgtacatatatatacacaatatatgtacacaatatatatacacaatatatatataaatctcagtttttgtcgtttgtttgtctgtcatttgtgtgCCCAGTTccagcgataaagttttaggaacaaaaaatttGCTTCATACTGGATTTCAACTCCggacctccagttctgcagacaggcgtaCTTACTATTCATTAGACAACTCGTCTAACTGGCattactatggaataattgtaaaCATACTTATACACCTGTCAATCTTCAATGCTTTACGCTTCATCTAGCATGCTTGAAAATTATGACTGCATAAGAAATCATGACGCAACCTTTTTTCTAATGCTGGCTTTAGAGCAGGGATTCCCAAACTTTTTTGGACTAGGTACCCCTTGGGAGTCATATTGCAAAAAATGTACCCCTTTGGAAAACACAGTTCAATCAAGGGTATTGTTGGTTTAACTTCAATAATATAACATGTGCATTATTGAAATGTGTCACTTAATTAAACAGGTAAAGAAATGTGGTATGGTATGAAATtgctatttatttattaaaataatgataacGATGCAGTACAACTTTTATACATTGCTGTGTTTCGTTACTTTGTTACTTTCCCACTTTATTTTGGGAAAGCTGTGCCTGCTTTGCATCAGTGATCTGTTTGATGTTTGGTTCAGTAACAGATAATGAAACTCTGAGGTCGTCATCAAAATTTAGTTGTGAGCGATATTTGCTTTTCATGTACAAAAGTGAGGAAAACTCTTGCTTGCACTTATAACTACTAGGAAATATGAGCAACGCTTTTAAAGCTACCTCTGAAAGCTTGGGTAGGATGTTATCAATGAGCACCAGAACTTGCTAAGAACGCAATCTTCAAATCTATCATGTGCACCAGAGTCGTTGAGAAGGTCAATCAACTCTTCTTGCATGTCACTATCAATATCAGCTACATTTAACTTAAATGGGTTTCTAGCCAACTTCAAATCTGTGTCATTTAAGTCAggaaaatattgttgaaacCAGCAAGCCAGCTGAGAGAGGGGGTCTGCAACCAGATATTTCATGAATGAAATTGAATCATGTGAAGGCAATACTTCTGACAAGCTATCAAACATATCAAATGATCCAGCATTGACTTTCTCCACATCTCTAGTTTCATGATAAATGCTCTAAGCTCGTCTGTAAAATCAATTATAGTGGTAGAGTTCCCTTGAAGGTATGTGTTGACAGTGTTTAATCTTAATAAGATATTTCTCAGATATGCAGCTTTCCATTTCCATTCTGAAGTCTTTAACTTCTCACTGAATCTTGCAGCTTTCTCAGAAGTCGTGTAGCAAAGAAAGCTGCAATCTCATCAATCAGTCCCACAAATCGATTCAGGACATTGCCTTTAGAAAGCCATCTCACTTCTGTGTAGTAAAGGAGGTTTTCATGGTCTGCATCGCAATCTTGACATAATTTACCAAACAACCTTGTGTTTAGAGCTGATGCTTGCCTAAGTTTTTCTGAATGGCAAAACTAATTGGCTTTAAAATGATACCAATAATAGCTCTATAGCAGTGGTTTcagcaaagttattaataattggaGCCAAACAAACCACAAACCAAAAATTTATCAAGTTTATAACTTGTATTGTACCCCCTAAATTTCTAAAATGTACCCCTAGGGGTACTTGTACTccaggttgggaacccctgcttTAGAGGGATGAACACAGACCTTATTACTagcttaaattatttaaattcattgcgtaaaaaacttagccaattaaaaatgaattttttaagaacaaaccttttttattacccgtgcaatgccaggaATTCagctactatatatacatagtatatatattgtgtatagatatatttatatacaatgtgtatatatatacacaatgtgATATATATCACATTGTGATAATcacaatgtgtatatatatatatatatatatatatatatatatatatatacacattgtgtatatatatagaaaaacaATCATGAGCATGGATAACACAATTGTGGACAGAAAAATACCATTTAGTTCAGAATAATTTATTAGAGACATAATTTTTAACCTATTATAATaggttatattattatatatataataggtgTATATGCACAAGCACCAACAATGATATCATTGCTTTATACTGGATGTcttcataaaattttgtttctgGTTATTGGCCAAAAAGGTTCTATCGCAGATCAAATTGCATGCACTTTGTTGTCTAacgaaattgttaaaaatatgttCATTTTCTGCTAGCATTGCAAATTGTGTAGCCATTGCAGTATTTCAAAAGTACAACGACTCAGCTCGCAATGGAATATAAGTAAATATTATGCACAATATATAATTCCTTATTTTTGACTGGCCTAGTTACATAAAAACAACCAGATTTTTCAACCTATGTGAACTATAGCATTGTAAAGcaactttttttactttttaaattacAATTGAGATAAACATGAAAAAGATTTTTCGTAGAAATTGTTATCATAAAATTATCATATCAAGCCTTCTACCCGCTTTATACCGGCCAATTTTTCTGCTAATAAAGGTTAATAACACGATAAAAAACCTCACCATAGCCATCTGGATTAGACCTGGGTTTGTAGAAGCTCTGTACCCCACATGTCTTACAAAATAGATGTTTGGCTGTGTGGGTGTTAAAGGTATACTCCGTGAGATTGTCAGCTCCCTACCATATAAAAAGTATTTATAGTCATAGGAGAGGTCAACATGAGTGATTTTTACAAGGTAAAAGATACTAATAaatcattttttaaaaaatgcTTACATGGCCAACATTTCAATGCTATCAGATGTTAGAAAATAATTCACagtcataaaaaagttttaggataatttatcttcaaaaattctgacaagaaaaatgtttaaatatgaAAGGTTGCtatattatgtaattttttcAAGTCATACCAATGATTAATTAACGAAAGAAAGCTTTGCCCCAACCACAATCAGTCACCGTGGGTCAGTGAGGATAAATCTTTGGCTATGGCAGTGGCATAGTAACTAGGAGACCTTTAAGTAATTTGTCACATTTAGACATATCCATGCTTTAGAAACCCGTATGCATATTGTGGTATTTTCTCATTTGAATAAAAAGCAACTTAGTCAAAAATAAAGGGCAACATAGGATTTATCTAAAATTGTGAATACCCCAGGAcaaactttattaacacacttcTAATGAAGAGAAATCAGTCTAGCTCAGATATTTGCTGTTCAAATATCGGTATTTGATTTGAAAGTGAATGATTTAAGACTATGACTCATGCCTCAAATGATCCTAGGAAAACACTTTGAAACAAGAGTAAAGAAATTGAAAAACCATAATAATCAGAAATTATGCTTATACAAACCTTCAATAGAGTGAACTTCTGTTGAGGTACAATAAAATGGTGATTTTGCTTCATGTAGCATATGGAACAGctaaaaaaacaaagtttttgatTTTATAACCAGTGAGAAGCTCTACTAGcttacaaaaccattaaaaatgtttttaaaatgttttcattt of the Watersipora subatra chromosome 4, tzWatSuba1.1, whole genome shotgun sequence genome contains:
- the LOC137394693 gene encoding centromere protein V-like; protein product: MSTDTSVVHKGGCHCGAVKFLVEAPKELNVIHCDCSICYMKQNHHFIVPQQKFTLLKGADNLTEYTFNTHTAKHLFCKTCGVQSFYKPRSNPDGYGIMPHCLQPGTVEKIRVEEFGGSNWEENMVLSGDTISSRSKLSE